From a single Populus trichocarpa isolate Nisqually-1 chromosome 17, P.trichocarpa_v4.1, whole genome shotgun sequence genomic region:
- the LOC18099501 gene encoding probable dolichyl pyrophosphate Man9GlcNAc2 alpha-1,3-glucosyltransferase isoform X2 — protein MEKKQRKKVKNPMSETESNDLDDISCLFFQKGIMGLFLLISIFSLLLRVAVSLHSYSGAGTPPKFGDFEAQRHWMEITTNLPIKDWYFNTTNNDLSYWGLDYPPLTAYQSYFHGLFLKHFDPNSVSLFTSRGYETHFGKLLMRWTVLSSDLLIFFPAVLYFVLVYYGGNRSGGNKSDVAWHIAVILINPCLILTDHGHFQMSAYYAPAFFSHLFGSCLRRKNPPLEVLKLGLTVLGTFAIVWWPFLHSRDAFSVVLSRLAPFERGIYEDYVANFWCCTSVLIKWKRLFTTNSLRFLSLVATILTFLPSMIQQIWSPSSKGFLYGLLNSSLAFYLFSFQVHEKSILLPLLPATLLAMELPGVLSMLLMHSALLSMFPLLCRDKMAVPYMALYMLSILLYLAPCGKQHIKRHLSRSMITFSIVISYLCSLVLHIIYLTIRPPEKYPFLFEAMIMNFCFSHFLAFTVYTNAKQWMLSRQSTSRDKEKKLN, from the exons atggaaaagaaacagagaaagaaagttAAAAACCCCATGTCAGAAACTGAAAGCAACGATCTTGATGACATCTCCtgcttgttttttcaaaaaggaATAATgggtttatttcttttaatcagTATCTTCAGTCTCCTCCTCAGAGTTGCAGTTTCTCTCCATTCATATTCAGGTGCAGGCACTCCACCAAAATTTGGTGACTTTGAAGCTCAACGTCATTGGATGGAGATTACAACTAATTTACCAATTAAAGATTGGTACTTTAACACTACCAACAATGATTTAAGTTATTGGGGTCTTGATTACCCTCCATTAACCGCTTACCAGAGTTACTTTCATGGTCTTTTTCTCAAGCATTTTGATCCAAACTCAGTCTCGTTGTTTACTTCTCGTGGTTATGAGACACATTTTGG GAAGTTGCTAATGAGGTGGACAGTTTTATCATctgatttattgatatttttcccTGCTGTTCTGTATTTTGTTCTTGTGTATTACGGGGGTAACCGGTCCGGTGGAAATAAGAGTGATGTAGCATGGCATATTGCTGTTATTTTAATCAATCCTTGCTTGATCTTAACTGATCATGGCCATTTTCAG ATGAGTGCGTATTATGCACCAGCGTTTTTCAGCCATCTGTTTGGTAGCTGCTTAAGGCGTAAGAATCCCCCGCTAGAGGTTTTAAAATTGGGCTTGACTGTCTTAGGAACATTTGCTATTGTTTGGTGGCCCTTCCTTCATTCAAGAGATGCCTTTTCTGTG GTTCTTTCACGGCTTGCTCCTTTTGAGAGAGGTATATATGAAGATTATGTGGCTAACTTTTGGTGCTGCACCTCAGTTTTAATTAAGTGGAAGAGATTATTTACAACAAATTCTCTGAGGTTTCTCAGCTTAGTCGCTACTATATTGACATTTCTGCCTTCAATGATTCAACAAATATGGTCTCCCAGCAGCAAAGGTTTTCTTTATGGGTTGCTGAATAGTTCTTTGGCCTTCTACTTATTTTCATTCCAAG TTCATGAGAAGTCCATTCTGCTGCCGCTTCTGCCTGCAACCTTGTTGGCTATGGAATTGCCTGGTGTACTCTCTATGTTATTAATGCATTCTGCATTGCTCTCTATGTTTCCTCTTCTGTGTCGTGACAAAATGGCTGTGCCTTATATGGCTCTTTACATGCTTTCCATCCTTCTTTATCTTGCACCTTGTGGAAAACAGCATATTAAAAGGCATCTTTCTAGGTCTATGATCACATTCTCAATTGTGATTTCATACCTGTGCTCCCTTGTTCTTCATATTATATACTTAACCATTCGCCCCCCTGAGAAGTATCCTTTCCTTTTTGAAGCAATGATCATGAATTTCTGCTTCTCTCATTTCTTAGCCTTTACTGTTTATACCAACGCAAAGCAATGGATGTTGTCAAGACAATCTACATCAAgggataaagaaaagaaacttaattga
- the LOC18099501 gene encoding probable dolichyl pyrophosphate Man9GlcNAc2 alpha-1,3-glucosyltransferase isoform X1, whose protein sequence is MEKKQRKKVKNPMSETESNDLDDISCLFFQKGIMGLFLLISIFSLLLRVAVSLHSYSGAGTPPKFGDFEAQRHWMEITTNLPIKDWYFNTTNNDLSYWGLDYPPLTAYQSYFHGLFLKHFDPNSVSLFTSRGYETHFGKLLMRWTVLSSDLLIFFPAVLYFVLVYYGGNRSGGNKSDVAWHIAVILINPCLILTDHGHFQYNCISLGLTLGAVAAVLSQKDLLACVLFCLSLNHKQMSAYYAPAFFSHLFGSCLRRKNPPLEVLKLGLTVLGTFAIVWWPFLHSRDAFSVVLSRLAPFERGIYEDYVANFWCCTSVLIKWKRLFTTNSLRFLSLVATILTFLPSMIQQIWSPSSKGFLYGLLNSSLAFYLFSFQVHEKSILLPLLPATLLAMELPGVLSMLLMHSALLSMFPLLCRDKMAVPYMALYMLSILLYLAPCGKQHIKRHLSRSMITFSIVISYLCSLVLHIIYLTIRPPEKYPFLFEAMIMNFCFSHFLAFTVYTNAKQWMLSRQSTSRDKEKKLN, encoded by the exons atggaaaagaaacagagaaagaaagttAAAAACCCCATGTCAGAAACTGAAAGCAACGATCTTGATGACATCTCCtgcttgttttttcaaaaaggaATAATgggtttatttcttttaatcagTATCTTCAGTCTCCTCCTCAGAGTTGCAGTTTCTCTCCATTCATATTCAGGTGCAGGCACTCCACCAAAATTTGGTGACTTTGAAGCTCAACGTCATTGGATGGAGATTACAACTAATTTACCAATTAAAGATTGGTACTTTAACACTACCAACAATGATTTAAGTTATTGGGGTCTTGATTACCCTCCATTAACCGCTTACCAGAGTTACTTTCATGGTCTTTTTCTCAAGCATTTTGATCCAAACTCAGTCTCGTTGTTTACTTCTCGTGGTTATGAGACACATTTTGG GAAGTTGCTAATGAGGTGGACAGTTTTATCATctgatttattgatatttttcccTGCTGTTCTGTATTTTGTTCTTGTGTATTACGGGGGTAACCGGTCCGGTGGAAATAAGAGTGATGTAGCATGGCATATTGCTGTTATTTTAATCAATCCTTGCTTGATCTTAACTGATCATGGCCATTTTCAG TATAATTGCATCAGTTTGGGCCTTACATTAGGTGCTGTTGCTGCTGTGCTCTCGCAGAAAGATCTTTTAGCTTGTGTTCTGTTCTGTCTCTCTCTTAACCATAAACAG ATGAGTGCGTATTATGCACCAGCGTTTTTCAGCCATCTGTTTGGTAGCTGCTTAAGGCGTAAGAATCCCCCGCTAGAGGTTTTAAAATTGGGCTTGACTGTCTTAGGAACATTTGCTATTGTTTGGTGGCCCTTCCTTCATTCAAGAGATGCCTTTTCTGTG GTTCTTTCACGGCTTGCTCCTTTTGAGAGAGGTATATATGAAGATTATGTGGCTAACTTTTGGTGCTGCACCTCAGTTTTAATTAAGTGGAAGAGATTATTTACAACAAATTCTCTGAGGTTTCTCAGCTTAGTCGCTACTATATTGACATTTCTGCCTTCAATGATTCAACAAATATGGTCTCCCAGCAGCAAAGGTTTTCTTTATGGGTTGCTGAATAGTTCTTTGGCCTTCTACTTATTTTCATTCCAAG TTCATGAGAAGTCCATTCTGCTGCCGCTTCTGCCTGCAACCTTGTTGGCTATGGAATTGCCTGGTGTACTCTCTATGTTATTAATGCATTCTGCATTGCTCTCTATGTTTCCTCTTCTGTGTCGTGACAAAATGGCTGTGCCTTATATGGCTCTTTACATGCTTTCCATCCTTCTTTATCTTGCACCTTGTGGAAAACAGCATATTAAAAGGCATCTTTCTAGGTCTATGATCACATTCTCAATTGTGATTTCATACCTGTGCTCCCTTGTTCTTCATATTATATACTTAACCATTCGCCCCCCTGAGAAGTATCCTTTCCTTTTTGAAGCAATGATCATGAATTTCTGCTTCTCTCATTTCTTAGCCTTTACTGTTTATACCAACGCAAAGCAATGGATGTTGTCAAGACAATCTACATCAAgggataaagaaaagaaacttaattga
- the LOC18099501 gene encoding probable dolichyl pyrophosphate Man9GlcNAc2 alpha-1,3-glucosyltransferase isoform X3, translating to MEKKQRKKVKNPMSETESNDLDDISCLFFQKGIMGLFLLISIFSLLLRVAVSLHSYSGAGTPPKFGDFEAQRHWMEITTNLPIKDWYFNTTNNDLSYWGLDYPPLTAYQSYFHGLFLKHFDPNSVSLFTSRGYETHFGKLLMRWTVLSSDLLIFFPAVLYFVLVYYGGNRSGGNKSDVAWHIAVILINPCLILTDHGHFQYNCISLGLTLGAVAAVLSQKDLLACVLFCLSLNHKQVLSRLAPFERGIYEDYVANFWCCTSVLIKWKRLFTTNSLRFLSLVATILTFLPSMIQQIWSPSSKGFLYGLLNSSLAFYLFSFQVHEKSILLPLLPATLLAMELPGVLSMLLMHSALLSMFPLLCRDKMAVPYMALYMLSILLYLAPCGKQHIKRHLSRSMITFSIVISYLCSLVLHIIYLTIRPPEKYPFLFEAMIMNFCFSHFLAFTVYTNAKQWMLSRQSTSRDKEKKLN from the exons atggaaaagaaacagagaaagaaagttAAAAACCCCATGTCAGAAACTGAAAGCAACGATCTTGATGACATCTCCtgcttgttttttcaaaaaggaATAATgggtttatttcttttaatcagTATCTTCAGTCTCCTCCTCAGAGTTGCAGTTTCTCTCCATTCATATTCAGGTGCAGGCACTCCACCAAAATTTGGTGACTTTGAAGCTCAACGTCATTGGATGGAGATTACAACTAATTTACCAATTAAAGATTGGTACTTTAACACTACCAACAATGATTTAAGTTATTGGGGTCTTGATTACCCTCCATTAACCGCTTACCAGAGTTACTTTCATGGTCTTTTTCTCAAGCATTTTGATCCAAACTCAGTCTCGTTGTTTACTTCTCGTGGTTATGAGACACATTTTGG GAAGTTGCTAATGAGGTGGACAGTTTTATCATctgatttattgatatttttcccTGCTGTTCTGTATTTTGTTCTTGTGTATTACGGGGGTAACCGGTCCGGTGGAAATAAGAGTGATGTAGCATGGCATATTGCTGTTATTTTAATCAATCCTTGCTTGATCTTAACTGATCATGGCCATTTTCAG TATAATTGCATCAGTTTGGGCCTTACATTAGGTGCTGTTGCTGCTGTGCTCTCGCAGAAAGATCTTTTAGCTTGTGTTCTGTTCTGTCTCTCTCTTAACCATAAACAG GTTCTTTCACGGCTTGCTCCTTTTGAGAGAGGTATATATGAAGATTATGTGGCTAACTTTTGGTGCTGCACCTCAGTTTTAATTAAGTGGAAGAGATTATTTACAACAAATTCTCTGAGGTTTCTCAGCTTAGTCGCTACTATATTGACATTTCTGCCTTCAATGATTCAACAAATATGGTCTCCCAGCAGCAAAGGTTTTCTTTATGGGTTGCTGAATAGTTCTTTGGCCTTCTACTTATTTTCATTCCAAG TTCATGAGAAGTCCATTCTGCTGCCGCTTCTGCCTGCAACCTTGTTGGCTATGGAATTGCCTGGTGTACTCTCTATGTTATTAATGCATTCTGCATTGCTCTCTATGTTTCCTCTTCTGTGTCGTGACAAAATGGCTGTGCCTTATATGGCTCTTTACATGCTTTCCATCCTTCTTTATCTTGCACCTTGTGGAAAACAGCATATTAAAAGGCATCTTTCTAGGTCTATGATCACATTCTCAATTGTGATTTCATACCTGTGCTCCCTTGTTCTTCATATTATATACTTAACCATTCGCCCCCCTGAGAAGTATCCTTTCCTTTTTGAAGCAATGATCATGAATTTCTGCTTCTCTCATTTCTTAGCCTTTACTGTTTATACCAACGCAAAGCAATGGATGTTGTCAAGACAATCTACATCAAgggataaagaaaagaaacttaattga